The sequence below is a genomic window from Corythoichthys intestinalis isolate RoL2023-P3 chromosome 12, ASM3026506v1, whole genome shotgun sequence.
CCGTCCAAGCGCAAACAATGTGGCCTTTGCACAAAGCCACTTCGGGCTTCgaacataataataaataataacacattttatttataacgcactttacatttgaacaacaaatctcaaagtgcacatcatGAATTGTGTATGTGGTTATTATGTTAACTGTTATATTGTATGTATGTTTTGTAAAATTGTTAACATAAAATATATCATCAAATCAGTTATTGTCACGTTATCACAGTcttgttctaaaaaaaaaaaaatctattgttacgacttttacttatccaatgatgtaattatgtaatataaaatattttagtttgatttatatatagcctatatagcatagttagttttactattaggattatgctgctattattgtccatagggggccaaaacaaaaaaactatatgtttagataggtctgatgccactgaacattgtgagtggttgaaagtgaaaaaatattcagaaataacttagttatcacacttcaaaggaaaagccattttttggacaaaatcacaagagttgaatgtaaatgagaaaactgcaattgtgtaaaaagtgggtgtgcataaaaaaattggttgttacgacttgtggacttattcaagcctctaactatgtgatatggaatattcaaattagacttttgttttttatatatatacagcatagttagttttgctattcggataatgctgctattattgtccatagggggcattgaaaaataaaaaaaataaaaaactatatatgtgtagataggtctgatgccactgaagattttgagtggttgaaagtgaaaaaatattcagaaatgacttagttatcacacttcaaaggaaaagccattttttggacaaaatcacaagagtttagtgtaaatgagaaaactgcaaatgtgtaaaaactgggcatgcataaaaaaatcggttgttatgacttaacaacttattcaagcctctaactatgtgatatggaatattcaaattagacttttgttttttatatatatacagcatagttagttttgctattcggataatgctgctataattgtccatagggggcattgaaaaataaaaaaaataaaaaactatatatgtgtagataggtctgatgccactgaagattttgagtggttgaaagtgaaaaaatattcagaaatgacttagttatcacacttcaaaggaaaagccattttttggacaaaatcacaagagtttagtgtaaatgagaaaactgcaaatgtgtaaaaactgggcatgcataaaaaaatcggttgttatgacttaacgacttattcaagcatctaactatgtgatatggaatattcaaattagacttttgttttttatatatatacagcatagttagttttgctattcggataatgccgctattattgtccatagggggcattgaaaaataaaaaaaaataaaaaactatatatgtgtagataggtctgatgccactgaagattttgagtggttgaaagtgaaaaaatattcagaaatgacttagttatcacacttcaaaggaaaagccattttttggacaaaatcacaagagtttagtgtaaatgagaaaactgcaaatgtgtaaaaactgggcatgcataaaaaaatcggttgttatgacttaacgacttattcaagcctctaactatgtgatatggaatattcaaattagacttttgttttttatatatatacagcatagttagttttgctattcggataatgctgctattattgtccatagggggcattgaaaaattaaaaaaaataaaaaactttatatgtgtagataggtctgacgccactgaacattttgagtggctgaaagtgaaaaaatattcagaaatgacttagttatcacacttcaaaggaaaagccattttttggacaaaatcacaagaatttagtcaagATAAAATAACGCCCAAgggttaatgtcacaatatctcgtgttagtccagacattggcacaagttgagaagaaaaggcagggaaagcagcaaaggcgatttttcgaagggcagccacatagccagtcttttcgggtgtaccagtccatttgaaaagcgcgagttatcttctgtcccgtagtttgaagcaaaccttttagctctggtgttgtgttaatcgcgtccacttttgacgaaaagtccagtttcacgtacgccccctttcagtgcggcagagtactacctgccgcaacctgtgccttttcactgcggttttatttcccatcagcaaaactaactatgtcgcttacaaacattaaactttaagggttaaagacattagccagactgtggaaaatcaggtcaaataaacgtatctggaaacattataatggcgacatgcagatgtacggcaaccagaacgctccaattccatgtatcaacccagtttgttatggattgcgcattcagaggtgaggctttactcgttgctgccgcacctctcgtttcatgtctttatttgaacaggaaataggcaaattcagcgattttgactattaaaaaatgtttgaaatgagtcatacataaagagcaaatggacaaatattaatataaatttgatgctataattatttttttgtcatgatgacaggtgaggctctgcctctcctgaccgcacgtcactgccgTTCGGGATAGCTGCACTGTTGacgaagaaaaacagtttggtcgcgctgcctagcaggagggagagtgagacactGTGGTGCTGTATGGCCATGAAgcagaagcagaaaaacatgaatgtactgtatattgttgctaaattccgatgctctgaaaaatggcgccatcggccctaatttttataactctgtttaatccaggatctgcacactGCTGCGttcatgaagtaaaacaaaagtttaaatgttgaaaaaaaaaaaagaaaaaacaattgcatgtcctgcgatgtgactattgcgcatgtgcacattgcgatggccaaacgatatattgtgcaggcttagctgatagcatttactagtgcaaaagaatggaatgtaaacagatttagaaccctgacttcgcctttccaacattattcaaaacaattcttataaAAATGTCTAGCATTATTATAGTATTCTAcaatatatataatagtataataattataatattaattgccaatgattttttttttaaagggtgtcattttaaagttattcttagtgtaaaatctgaattctgtagtattataatatttacatttaattctgaagtatgtgggattaactccagaaatcgttatttatatgacaaacatcacgtgcttttattttgaaatgttcaccggaagtacgttcgctaaaccgctaacaactttacactccgcaaaaagcacttttcgtcgttgcttgtggtgtcactaatagtttcttttttcatttttttgtttgcaaatgctgttaagcagtgatttttcatgtttgaagtgtcaccttttaactgcaagtttgcgttttggagaagactgacaatgttttatagcaggcagcaattaggttgtcttttttccccattagtctcaatgtagcaatgctaacatttacagtgtttaatatagatgtgtttccttattttgtatgtgtgaactgtaattctacggcgtgatgttgaccaataaacatctggacacaacaactggagtttcatatgtcatctacacgcacgcacaaatgtatgcacgcacgcggtgATTTAACgctgccgtgaaaattaccgccctcattattatttacattgcagttaaatggactcattccatattgcaacaggcttagcaacttaaataaaacatgtcgttagttagttagatggacttacgacccCACCCCCCGCCCctaaaaatgttctcctcggatctTCACAATTCACGtcgtttttgacttcaaaacggtgaatttcgccgaaaggtgagtgattttcatgcctggaaagtgtttgcatttagttttattgattagggtaaatatactgccctctagtggcaaaagtttatatgacataactctgccaacatggctgaatccacctgctccctgttaagaccaacataagtttttgtttgatgtAATGttcttttaatgcatttttaatttagttttaagtTATATTTAGGCTTTTCTATgtctttgaacgatttgttaaaagcatcgctaaaaactaaacaaaaaaaaaagttttttttttttttttttacttaaggttatcataccgtcaaaatctcataccagcaTATGCCTAGTGTCCAATTTGTATGATGGAGTATTAAAGAAAGGACTACAATATTACAGTCGTACTActactacaagaaaaaaaagtcgcattattatgTAGGTGTAATGTATCAGCTAGGAGTGAGGCTGTGTTTTAAAATCAACTTCCataataaggaaatccttaatCTTTGAGCTCAGctaaatcaaattataatcaataaaaGGAtctatactaatgcttcgtcgttgCTCCCAGCTAAGATTACTGCtatgtaaagtgcgtagcggtttattcagctacattaccaTTCTGTAATCATCTTTTTCTTTCGGCTTTTCCCTTCAAGGGTCGCCACAGTGAATCAGTTGTCTCTATCTAACCCTGTCCTCTGCATCCTCTGCTGTCACACAAACTAACTACATCCATaatcagacattttttttttttaactcgtgGTAACAGTACGACTTAGTCTCCTCCCACCCTTTATTATGCCAGAATACTCAATCGGAATACATATGTCAATGTCAATCAAGAGTAGtaatagtaatttaaaaaatatataaaaatatatatgtatatatgattccccccaaaaaactaaTTTGGGAgccagttatttttttaaaaatgtttttgcaatATGGAACAATATATCATAAttgtcaatatttatttaatgacattatttatgaatgattttgaatttttataaTTTGGAGTCTACGTTTTGAAATATTAACCGTGAAATGTGTCGTTTGAAAGAGGGAGAGTATTATATAAATACTGGCACTTAAGAGTTAACTCAGGTaagaaaatacttttgggaATAGCATGAATCACATAAGGATTGGACAAAGCACCTGTAAAGCACCAAAGTGCAAATCCTCAATCGGATTTGAGGAAGCTCTACGGAATAAAATTGTCCTGCCAGCGAACTCTAATGAAGCCAGCATGGATGACAGGCAAAACAGTCATCGGCCACTGCTTCTTACACCAAAACATACGTCTCTTAATCCGATCCCTCCAAGTGAATCCttaaccacaaactgagcaggaaaaaggttattGTCAAGTGTGGGTTCTTGCATGGGTTTTTAAGTTGCTTTCTTTGGagaattttttaccacaaactgagcaggaaaaaggtttttcgccagtgtgggttcttgtgtgtgtttttagagTGCTATTGTGACggaatttttgaccacaaactgagcaggataacggtttttcgccagtgtgggttcttgtgtgtatttccAAGTCTTGCTTTcgagtgaatccttgaccacaaactgagcacgaaaaaggtttttcgccagtgtgggttcttgtgtgtatttttaaggTGCTATTGTGACTGAATCTTCGACCAcagactgagcaggaaaaaggtttttccccagtgtgagttcttgtgtgtatttccAAGTGTTGCTTTCGAGCGAATcctttaccacaaactgagcaggaaaaaggtttttcgccagtgtgggttcttgtgtgtattttcaagCGTTGCTTTCGAgaaaatccttgaccacaaattgaacaggaaaaaggtttttcgccagtgtgggttcttgtgtgtattttcaagTTTTCCCTTTGAGTGAATCTTTCACCACAAAAcgagcagacaaaaggtttttcaccagtgtgggttcttgtgtgtattttcaagTTTTCCTTTTGAGTGaaaccttgaccacaaactgagcaggaaaaaggtttttcaccagtgtgggttcttttgtgttgttttaagtGTTGCCTCTGaacgaatctttgaccacaaactgagcaaacaaaaggtttttcaccagtgtggctcCTCATATGCGTACGACAATTATACTTCCTGGAAAAGGTCTTCCCGCACTGAGAACATTTGCAGAGTTTGTCCTCACTGTGGTCattcttatgaccttcaacatcaaTGTAAGGCGAGGGTGACGTGGCGTCTTCACTATCGGATAGGGGAGCGATGAAACTGTCCGCTTGCAATTtttctgttgagctgctgctgtCGCCGCCAATTGGAGGCACCACCCCTCTGCTGGCTTCAGTCGGACAATCTACACTCCGGTGAGCCCTTGAAGTCGACCTGGTGATAACGTCCTCCTCTTTACTGTATGGCAgctgctcctcctcctcttttttgATTGCAAGGTACTCTTCTCTCTCCTTCTGTTGACAGGGCTCTGGctcctcctctttgatttgGGGGTGCTCAACAGCCTCTTTAGCACCAGGAGATCCTGGCTCCTGCCGCTCAGCACCAAgatattttctgaaacctgcaagacacaagaCAACCATTGATATATTTTATGGACCACCACCGCGTAATCGGCCAGTGTTTCCTTTATGCGAAACTTGGAAAAGACGTGTACAGTGGTCCCTTCCGGCTTTGTGGTTAATTTTTGGTGGATTCAGTGAATCGTGcggttttaaaaagtattcatagaaaaaaattgtgtggggaaaaaaatgtggttTCATTTTGAGGCACAATTGTTTCTCATAGAGATGCAATCAAAAATTTTGCGTCGAAAACTGTCTAAAATAGATAAAAATGCAATTTCGGTcgaaacatgaaaaatgaatgaatgaatgaatgttttaaaGCCCGAACGTTTACCTTTGAATCATTTAAAGAACcctagtcctcttgtgatgacgttATTAATGCACGGCGAGAAGCAACACGCTGGCTGACGCCATCTTGCAAACACGGCTGGCTCACAGCCAActggtttggaagtattttgaggtaggTATCAAAGAAAGATGCACGGATAGCCGGTTGTAAAATCTGTTTTGCTGAAGTGTCAAGTttaaaaatagacccttaggtagacatttgtaaaattacccaaaaataaggagagaggacactcagttttcttggccaaggagagcaaggagggactacacagagaaatgctagattacgctgtatattcaccaaaattgatctaaagaaaaacCCTCCTTGCTCTTTTATTATTAAGGggttgtcctaacacagaagggtgccgccctaaagggagggggaaagcaagctggagacacccatgtgattttggttggctatatgtgagcatgtaggtggaactaactaaatacacgtgtgtaagcaagggcacttaggtaaaatggtcagaatgaccaagacacttcagttatgcaacgctgcggccatggaagatgtcctcgaatggaagattgtcctcgaaagtctagacaaaagtccagacgtaagatgctgaagatgtcctagaaggtctagttacgcaatgttgcggccatgaagcaaggcaattgtcaccccgaccctttttaacactttgtaacacttaaacattatacctagtatagcaagcaataatcatttactggttatatcaaataagaaaaaatacggcaatatgtattatgtatgtattaggtatatatgagcacaagcaaatattcaatcaatcaagcaaatactcaatcaaccctcgataattaactcaacatgAAGTGTCTCGAGGGGGTACAATGCCGAAGTATATTTCCACCGCAATTTTAATCAGCCACTTTTCCTACAAACATGCAGAACAATACAACAGATATTAGAAGCGCacagaaacaagaaaaaaaaaagtcgctcccAGCATACCGACACCTTCTACGGTGGAGGTTTTCGAAAGGGTGAAAATGTTTTCTCGGGATAGTGCCAAGGTGAAGGATATTACCGTAattggaaaataatgaaataaaatacattaaaaaaaaaaaaaaatgaatcgtATACATGTGCATTATTCAGCCTTTTGGTTTTCGGCCAAGTGTTTCCGGTATTTGTTTTTTGGATTTGGCCAGGAGTTTAGCTTTTGCTACATCCATAGTTTTGCAGTAAGTCAAACATGACTTAGGGCATGGGctttgtacatacagtacacatgGACACTCATTAAAGGCGAGTGATGGGTATTACTGCGATATTGACACATGAGGGCACCAATGAGCACCATTACAGCCTCTCCCATTTTGATCTACCGAAGAGACTGCCAATAAGAGTGGCTTCATCCCGTGAACTGATTGGCTATGCATCGTCACAGCCTCCCCCATTATGATCGACGGACAAATTCGCCGATAAAAGTGGCCTTAACCCATGAGCTGATTGGCTGTGTACCATCGCAGCCTTTTCTAGGCTGATTGACAAACAATAGAACAAATAAGAAAGGATTTATCTTGTGAGCCGATTGGCTGCACACATTGCAGCCTCGCCTAGCTTCTTACCTCCAGTCCACCTTATCCCCAGTTTCACAGGAGAATTTCAACATGAGGACCATATGACAGCACCCAAAGCCTGCTACAAACCTCCAAAACCGCCAGGGGGATTTTaacctttatttaaaaagtCTGCAATCAAGGTATGTAAAAACTGTCAAAGTGTGTCTTGGTGTGTACTAGTAGGCTTTATGGAGCACctgctccccccccccccccctagttTTAAAGTCGCAATATATAGCAAACCCCCAAAACGTTCCACTGTCAAttttttccaaaattgttcagccCTAGTGCCAAATTCTCCCTACGCATTACACAAGTACTATAATTAAATcccactttgcggtttttcactttttgcAGGAGGTTCTAGTTCCCATTAATTGCAAAAAACTCTGAATTTCTGTCACAGCTACGAGCAAAAAAGCTAAAGAGCCCTTGGAAAAAATGGAAACTGACATATTTAACAGTTATTAGATCTCATCTCAATGGCCTAAACATGAAACTACAGTGGACGAACAGTGCAGTGTGTGGGCTAATGACACAAACgtgtgctatccagaggaagctgGAGCTTTTCGAAAGTGCGTACGGatcagaagagtgtttgttatgAATATTTTCAAACATCACATAGGAAATTTTACTATACAAgctataaacagaaaaacaagccattttcatccttctgctatgaattggagtttatcacaagtcgacgtccaattcgtttgaacTTGGGAGTCGGGACCCCTCCCccttcaaaaggattggatgtctatggcggtcaatggcaaccgatgagttttaattttggggcatttcaggtcatttgctgtttattttcagtcaccttctgatgattttggggagattcctgggtcacttcctgttgattttggttaacagaacaggaagtcacttcctgttgattttggttaacagaacaggaagtgacttcctgttgattttggtaaacagaacaggaagtgaccatttgTGGTATTTGGGCATTTTGTGAGTcggttcctgttcattttgggttacaacacaggaagtgacccaaatgctggtggcataaaatatcattcaggaggtgttgacagttttgactatTACGGagaataattttgccatgtcgtactgaataaatgcatttttaatatttcatattcgatttagcacaagaccgttatttgtcatgaccataccatttatttagcaattggggaacaatacttggataaaaagaatatcctgtaaaaatattgga
It includes:
- the LOC130926769 gene encoding zinc finger protein OZF-like isoform X2, which gives rise to MEEEEEDDPPYVKEEVMDIPKWAGEPLNCGSPNHTSREAKPLSGSSSSSTEGSQADNLIAPPSNSDNAKSHSLFCFRKYLGAERQEPGSPGAKEAVEHPQIKEEEPEPCQQKEREEYLAIKKEEEEQLPYSKEEDVITRSTSRAHRSVDCPTEASRGVVPPIGGDSSSSTEKLQADSFIAPLSDSEDATSPSPYIDVEGHKNDHSEDKLCKCSQCGKTFSRKYNCRTHMRSHTGEKPFVCSVCGQRFVQRQHLKQHKRTHTGEKPFSCSVCGQGFTQKENLKIHTRTHTGEKPFVCSFCGERFTQRENLKIHTRTHTGEKPFSCSICGQGFSRKQRLKIHTRTHTGEKPFSCSVCGKGFARKQHLEIHTRTHTGEKPFSCSVCGRRFSHNSTLKIHTRTHTGEKPFSCSVCGQGFTRKQDLEIHTRTHTGEKPLSCSVCGQKFRHNSTLKTHTRTHTGEKPFSCSVCGKKFSKESNLKTHARTHT
- the LOC130926769 gene encoding gastrula zinc finger protein XlCGF57.1-like isoform X1, with the protein product MDARTTPAAEKFPEELCSVKVHRLVDSSEAHRPERQESARIEEEEEEESPYIKKEEEEFIHIKEEWDDYFITVENSHNEEQEQPHPLKMEEEEEDDPPYVKEEVMDIPKWAGEPLNCGSPNHTSREAKPLSGSSSSSTEGSQADNLIAPPSNSDNAKSHSLFCFRKYLGAERQEPGSPGAKEAVEHPQIKEEEPEPCQQKEREEYLAIKKEEEEQLPYSKEEDVITRSTSRAHRSVDCPTEASRGVVPPIGGDSSSSTEKLQADSFIAPLSDSEDATSPSPYIDVEGHKNDHSEDKLCKCSQCGKTFSRKYNCRTHMRSHTGEKPFVCSVCGQRFVQRQHLKQHKRTHTGEKPFSCSVCGQGFTQKENLKIHTRTHTGEKPFVCSFCGERFTQRENLKIHTRTHTGEKPFSCSICGQGFSRKQRLKIHTRTHTGEKPFSCSVCGKGFARKQHLEIHTRTHTGEKPFSCSVCGRRFSHNSTLKIHTRTHTGEKPFSCSVCGQGFTRKQDLEIHTRTHTGEKPLSCSVCGQKFRHNSTLKTHTRTHTGEKPFSCSVCGKKFSKESNLKTHARTHT